From a single Vibrio tubiashii genomic region:
- the fabF gene encoding beta-ketoacyl-ACP synthase II encodes MSKRRVVVTGMGMLSPVGNTVESSWKALLAGQSGIVNIEHFDAENFSTRFAGLVKDFDCTEYMSKKDARKMDLFIQYGIAAGIQALDDSGLQINEENAARVGVAIGSGIGGLDLIEAGHTALVEKGPRKVSPFFVPSTIVNMVAGNLSIMRGLRGPNIAISTACTTGLHNIGHAARMIAYGDAEAMVAGGAEKASTPLGMAGFGAAKALSTRNDEPQKASRPWDKDRDGFVLGDGAGMMVLEEYEHAKARGAKIYAELVGFGMSGDAYHMTSPSEDGSGGALAMEAAMRDAGITGTQVGYVNAHGTSTPAGDVAEIKGVKRALGEEGSKQVKVSSTKSMTGHLLGAAGSVEAIITVMSLVDQMVPPTINLDNPEEGLDIDLVPHTAKEVSMDYAICNSFGFGGTNGSLVFKKI; translated from the coding sequence GTGTCCAAGCGTCGTGTTGTTGTCACTGGCATGGGTATGTTGTCACCGGTAGGCAACACCGTAGAATCATCTTGGAAAGCCCTGCTAGCAGGTCAAAGCGGTATCGTGAATATCGAGCACTTTGATGCTGAAAACTTTTCTACTCGCTTTGCGGGTCTAGTAAAAGATTTTGACTGTACTGAATACATGTCTAAAAAAGATGCACGTAAAATGGATCTATTTATCCAATACGGCATTGCAGCTGGAATCCAAGCTCTAGATGACTCTGGTTTACAAATTAACGAAGAAAACGCTGCTCGTGTTGGCGTTGCAATCGGTTCAGGCATTGGTGGCCTAGACCTTATCGAAGCAGGCCATACAGCGCTTGTTGAGAAAGGTCCACGTAAAGTGAGCCCGTTCTTCGTTCCATCAACCATCGTAAACATGGTTGCAGGTAACTTATCTATTATGCGTGGTCTTCGCGGTCCAAACATCGCGATCTCGACGGCGTGTACAACAGGTCTACATAACATTGGCCATGCGGCTCGTATGATTGCATACGGTGATGCAGAAGCTATGGTTGCAGGTGGTGCAGAGAAAGCATCTACACCTCTAGGTATGGCAGGCTTTGGTGCTGCGAAAGCACTTTCTACTCGTAACGACGAACCACAAAAAGCTTCTCGTCCATGGGATAAAGACCGTGATGGTTTTGTTCTTGGTGATGGCGCGGGCATGATGGTTCTTGAAGAATACGAACACGCAAAAGCTCGCGGTGCAAAAATTTACGCTGAGCTTGTCGGTTTCGGTATGTCTGGTGATGCTTACCATATGACGTCTCCAAGTGAAGATGGTTCAGGTGGTGCACTAGCTATGGAAGCGGCAATGCGTGATGCAGGTATCACAGGTACTCAAGTAGGCTATGTGAATGCGCACGGTACTTCTACACCAGCTGGTGATGTCGCTGAAATTAAAGGCGTTAAACGTGCGCTAGGCGAAGAAGGTTCTAAGCAAGTTAAAGTGTCTTCAACTAAGTCTATGACTGGTCACTTGCTTGGTGCTGCAGGTTCTGTAGAAGCGATCATCACGGTGATGTCTCTGGTTGACCAAATGGTTCCACCAACAATCAACTTAGACAACCCTGAAGAAGGTTTAGATATCGATCTAGTTCCGCATACTGCTAAAGAGGTGTCTATGGATTACGCAATCTGTAACTCATTCGGCTTCGGTGGTACTAACGGCTCACTAGTATTTAAAAAAATCTAA
- the tmk gene encoding dTMP kinase encodes MKNGKFIVIEGLEGAGKSTAIKAVLETLTNAGVERIQNTREPGGTALAEQLRTLVKQEHEGEELQDMTELLLMYAARVQLVENVIKPALASGSWVVGDRHDMSSQAYQGGGRQIPRETMTALKQTTLGEFKPDLTIYLDLDPRVGLERARGRGELDRIEKMDMSFFDRTRARYLELAESDDSVVVVNAEQNIEQVAADISAVVTNWVSA; translated from the coding sequence ATGAAAAACGGCAAATTTATCGTCATTGAAGGCCTAGAAGGCGCAGGTAAAAGTACAGCGATTAAGGCGGTACTTGAAACGCTAACAAATGCCGGTGTTGAGCGCATCCAAAATACACGTGAGCCAGGTGGAACCGCCTTAGCTGAACAATTACGTACTTTGGTTAAACAAGAGCACGAAGGCGAAGAGCTGCAAGATATGACAGAGCTGCTGCTGATGTATGCAGCGCGAGTCCAATTAGTTGAGAACGTGATTAAACCTGCACTTGCTTCTGGTAGCTGGGTCGTTGGTGATCGCCACGATATGTCTTCGCAAGCTTATCAAGGTGGCGGGCGTCAGATACCGCGTGAAACCATGACTGCGCTTAAGCAAACTACACTTGGTGAGTTTAAGCCTGATTTAACTATTTATCTTGATCTTGACCCGCGAGTTGGCCTGGAACGTGCTCGTGGTCGCGGCGAGCTAGATCGCATAGAGAAAATGGACATGAGCTTTTTCGATCGTACACGTGCGCGTTACCTTGAACTTGCTGAGAGTGATGACTCCGTCGTTGTGGTCAACGCAGAGCAAAATATTGAGCAAGTAGCCGCAGATATCTCTGCTGTAGTGACCAATTGGGTGAGCGCATAG
- a CDS encoding TatD family hydrolase has translation MFVDSHCHLDKLDYQELHQGIEDVVAKAKAANVTELLSVGVTLDSFPNMLEMIEPYDNIYASCGVHPLDVESDFALDRLHEYASNPKVVAIGETGLDYHYQPETAELQKLRFEQQVDLAVKLNKPLIIHTRNARQDTLDILKNGNAEQCGGVIHCFTEDLAFAEAAMDLGFYISISGIVTFRQATELKEVVKALPLERLLIETDSPYLAPVPHRGKQNQPAYVVEVAAYIAQLKGRSLGEVGEKTSENFRNLFLR, from the coding sequence ATGTTTGTAGATTCGCACTGTCATCTGGACAAATTAGACTATCAAGAGCTTCACCAAGGTATAGAAGATGTGGTTGCTAAAGCCAAGGCAGCCAATGTCACGGAGTTGCTCTCGGTCGGCGTGACCCTAGACTCGTTTCCTAACATGCTGGAAATGATCGAACCTTATGACAACATTTACGCCTCTTGCGGTGTCCATCCACTAGATGTGGAGAGTGATTTCGCTCTCGATCGCTTACACGAGTACGCATCAAATCCGAAAGTAGTGGCGATTGGCGAAACAGGCCTCGATTACCACTACCAGCCAGAAACGGCGGAACTGCAAAAATTGAGGTTTGAGCAACAAGTCGATTTGGCAGTTAAGTTGAACAAGCCACTGATTATCCACACGCGCAATGCGCGACAAGATACGCTAGATATTCTAAAAAATGGTAATGCTGAACAGTGCGGTGGCGTGATTCATTGTTTTACAGAGGACTTAGCGTTTGCTGAAGCGGCAATGGATCTAGGGTTCTATATTTCAATTTCAGGGATTGTCACCTTTAGACAAGCAACTGAACTGAAAGAGGTAGTGAAAGCACTGCCGCTTGAAAGATTGCTTATTGAAACTGACTCGCCTTACCTTGCACCAGTGCCGCACCGCGGGAAACAGAACCAACCTGCGTATGTTGTCGAGGTTGCTGCCTATATTGCGCAGCTTAAAGGACGTTCTTTGGGCGAAGTTGGAGAAAAGACCAGCGAAAACTTCAGAAATCTTTTTTTGAGATAG
- the mltG gene encoding endolytic transglycosylase MltG, whose product MIKKITLFLLLVAALAAGGYVYVAKQVEQYVNQPLQIEQSQIFTIASGTSFNRVLEQLTESEMITGSDVVKLVRRFHPELTQLRAGTYLLDSGSTLKSTLEQFKQGKEHQFSITFVEGSTFKEWQKIINNAPYLEHELDGLSEAQIAEKLGLPHEKLEGLLLAETYHYTFGASDLDILKRAADKLQMVLDEHWATRQEKLPLKSSYEALILASIIEKETAVESERERVAAVFVNRLNKRMRLQTDPTVIYGMGDKYDGNIRKKDLRTPTPYNTYTIFGLPPTPIAMPGEASIQAALNPEDSNYLYFVASGNGGHVFSKTLAEHNRAVRAYLKQLRSKK is encoded by the coding sequence GTGATTAAAAAAATCACGCTCTTTTTGTTGTTAGTGGCTGCATTGGCAGCGGGCGGCTATGTGTATGTCGCTAAACAAGTAGAGCAGTATGTAAACCAGCCTCTTCAAATCGAGCAGTCACAGATATTTACCATCGCTTCCGGAACGAGCTTTAATCGCGTCCTCGAACAGCTTACCGAGTCTGAAATGATCACTGGTAGTGATGTAGTTAAACTTGTTCGTCGATTCCACCCTGAACTGACACAATTACGCGCCGGAACTTATCTACTGGATTCAGGCTCAACTCTGAAATCGACGCTAGAGCAATTTAAACAGGGCAAGGAGCACCAGTTTTCGATAACCTTCGTCGAAGGTTCTACGTTTAAAGAGTGGCAGAAAATCATCAACAATGCGCCTTACTTGGAGCATGAGTTAGACGGATTAAGTGAAGCTCAGATCGCAGAAAAACTCGGACTGCCACACGAAAAGTTAGAAGGACTGTTGCTTGCGGAAACCTATCATTACACCTTCGGTGCATCTGATCTTGATATTTTGAAGCGTGCTGCTGACAAACTGCAAATGGTGCTTGATGAGCATTGGGCAACTCGCCAAGAGAAATTGCCACTAAAATCTTCTTATGAAGCGCTTATCTTAGCTTCCATCATTGAGAAAGAAACCGCAGTAGAGTCTGAACGCGAGCGCGTTGCGGCAGTATTCGTTAATCGTTTAAACAAGCGAATGCGTTTACAAACCGACCCAACCGTCATCTACGGAATGGGGGATAAGTACGATGGTAATATTCGTAAGAAAGATCTTCGTACGCCAACACCATACAATACCTATACAATTTTCGGCTTGCCACCAACACCTATCGCTATGCCGGGGGAAGCTTCAATTCAAGCAGCTCTTAACCCAGAAGACAGTAATTACCTTTACTTTGTCGCAAGTGGTAATGGTGGACATGTGTTTTCTAAAACATTGGCTGAACACAACCGAGCAGTTCGCGCATATTTAAAGCAATTAAGAAGTAAGAAATGA
- the fabG gene encoding 3-oxoacyl-ACP reductase FabG, whose translation MNLEGKIALVTGASRGIGRAIAELLVERGATVIGTATSEGGAAAISEYLGENGKGLALNVTDVESIEATLKTINDEFGAIDILVNNAGITRDNLLMRMKDSEWDDIIDTNLTPIFRMSKAVLRGMMKKRAGRIINVGSVVGTMGNAGQANYAAAKAGVIGFTKSMAREVASRGVTVNTVAPGFIETDMTKALNEEQRASTLSAVPAGRLGDPREIASAVVFLASPEAAYITGETLHVNGGMYMV comes from the coding sequence ATGAACCTAGAAGGTAAGATTGCTCTAGTCACTGGCGCAAGCCGTGGTATTGGTCGTGCAATTGCTGAACTATTGGTTGAGCGTGGCGCGACAGTAATAGGTACTGCGACTTCTGAAGGCGGCGCGGCTGCAATCAGCGAGTACCTTGGTGAAAATGGTAAAGGTCTAGCACTTAACGTTACTGACGTTGAGTCGATTGAAGCGACACTAAAGACCATCAACGATGAGTTTGGTGCGATTGATATCCTAGTAAATAACGCAGGCATCACTCGTGATAACCTTCTGATGCGTATGAAAGATTCAGAGTGGGATGACATCATTGATACCAACCTAACGCCTATCTTCCGTATGTCTAAAGCTGTGCTTCGCGGTATGATGAAGAAACGCGCTGGTCGTATCATCAACGTAGGTTCTGTTGTTGGTACTATGGGTAACGCAGGTCAAGCAAACTACGCTGCAGCAAAAGCGGGCGTCATTGGTTTCACTAAATCTATGGCACGCGAAGTTGCTTCTCGTGGTGTAACTGTTAACACTGTTGCACCTGGCTTTATCGAAACAGACATGACTAAAGCGTTAAACGAAGAGCAACGTGCATCGACTCTTTCTGCAGTTCCTGCAGGTCGTTTAGGTGATCCACGTGAAATTGCATCGGCAGTGGTATTCCTTGCTTCTCCTGAAGCGGCATACATTACTGGTGAAACTTTGCATGTAAATGGCGGCATGTACATGGTGTAA
- the holB gene encoding DNA polymerase III subunit delta': MNELYPWLSPLWTEWQSNLQADRFSNAALLISDEGMGSERLVEHFSRAVMCQNYPAEACGFCHGCQLMESESHPDFHVVKPEKQGKAISVEQIRQCNRIAQESSQLSGLRLFVIEPAEAMNESAANALLKTLEEPSVTCMFLLVTHRNNALLPTITSRCQQWHLTAPESSLVASWLSEQANEPVPAYASHINGNAPLATLDFVNQDKVSQYLSIESQLIAHCQNQGDVTKLAKELASEPTEYLSWLWYLLTDAQKVHYGLAMPFFTPGAAQLAEVVGYQSLYVQAQELVKLSEQLRAHTGLNAELLILDWLFKFNGETCL; this comes from the coding sequence ATGAATGAGCTATACCCATGGCTCTCTCCTTTATGGACAGAGTGGCAATCAAACCTTCAAGCGGATCGGTTTTCCAATGCCGCTTTATTGATTTCTGATGAAGGGATGGGTTCTGAGCGCTTAGTCGAACATTTTAGCCGAGCGGTGATGTGTCAGAACTATCCCGCTGAAGCGTGTGGCTTTTGCCATGGTTGCCAATTGATGGAGTCTGAAAGTCACCCAGATTTCCATGTTGTTAAACCAGAGAAGCAGGGTAAGGCTATTTCAGTCGAACAGATCCGCCAGTGCAATCGAATCGCTCAGGAATCTTCACAGCTTTCCGGGTTAAGGCTATTTGTTATTGAACCAGCGGAAGCCATGAACGAATCGGCTGCGAACGCCTTGCTGAAAACGCTTGAGGAGCCTTCGGTAACTTGTATGTTCCTACTGGTTACCCACCGTAACAACGCCTTGTTGCCAACGATTACTAGCCGATGCCAACAATGGCACCTTACTGCGCCCGAGTCTTCATTGGTGGCTAGTTGGTTAAGTGAGCAAGCTAATGAGCCAGTGCCTGCTTATGCCTCTCATATAAATGGTAATGCGCCGTTAGCCACGCTTGATTTCGTTAATCAAGATAAAGTATCGCAGTATCTTTCAATCGAGTCGCAGCTTATCGCACATTGTCAGAATCAAGGGGATGTGACTAAGCTTGCTAAAGAGTTAGCGTCAGAGCCGACTGAATACTTAAGTTGGTTATGGTACTTACTCACCGATGCGCAGAAAGTGCATTATGGTTTGGCGATGCCATTTTTTACGCCGGGCGCTGCCCAGTTAGCTGAGGTTGTTGGTTACCAATCTTTGTATGTTCAGGCTCAGGAGCTAGTAAAGCTCTCCGAACAATTAAGGGCACATACAGGGCTAAATGCAGAGCTTTTGATTTTAGATTGGCTTTTCAAATTTAATGGGGAAACATGTTTGTAG
- a CDS encoding outer membrane beta-barrel protein produces the protein MNTSRLISLTLALSAVSTTAAAEVYLTPWVGYTAGGSVENQNQQELDLKGSESFALSVETDFDTGRLGLFYSTQSTDVENTNASSTIHYLHFQSSVYYPIQDKFSSYLGIGLGGSYIDADWVDKELGFSASIFGGFEYKFSDTVALNTQLRWLGTVVDNDTSGVCNLPTTGEGSCVIKFKTDWMNQFSANLGLTVRF, from the coding sequence ATGAACACATCGAGACTTATATCTTTAACGTTAGCATTATCTGCCGTTAGCACTACGGCAGCTGCCGAGGTCTATCTCACTCCTTGGGTTGGATACACAGCTGGCGGTAGTGTTGAAAACCAAAATCAACAAGAGCTCGACCTAAAAGGTTCTGAGAGTTTCGCACTGTCAGTTGAAACCGACTTTGATACAGGGCGACTTGGCCTATTCTACTCTACGCAAAGCACAGACGTAGAAAACACCAATGCCAGTAGCACCATACATTACTTACACTTTCAGAGTAGTGTCTATTATCCCATCCAAGATAAGTTTTCTTCTTACTTGGGGATTGGTTTAGGAGGGTCGTATATCGATGCAGATTGGGTCGATAAGGAGCTAGGATTTTCAGCCAGTATCTTTGGCGGCTTTGAATACAAGTTTTCCGATACGGTCGCGCTCAACACTCAACTGCGTTGGTTAGGAACGGTCGTTGACAATGACACCAGCGGGGTCTGTAACTTGCCAACGACTGGCGAGGGTTCGTGTGTTATCAAGTTTAAAACCGATTGGATGAATCAGTTTTCAGCAAACCTAGGTTTAACCGTACGTTTTTGA
- the ptsG gene encoding PTS glucose transporter subunit IIBC, with translation MFKNLFANLQKVGKALMLPVSVLPVAGILLGVGAADLSFIPEIVSNLMEQAGGSVFGQMALLFAVGVALGFTNNDGVAGLAAIVGYGIMTATLGVMAGVMGVEKIDTGVLGGILVGGVAAWAFNRFFKIQLPEYLGFFAGKRAVPIITGFTAIGLGIVLSIVWPPIGGAIASFSDWAAHQNPQVAFGIYGIVERSLIPFGLHHVWNVPFFFEAGTCVNAAGETQNGVLTCYLVADEASRAAGNGFGQLAGGYMFKMFGLPAAAIAIAHSAKPENRAKVMGIMASAALTSFLTGITEPIEFSFLFVAPVLYGIHALLAGSAYVVANTLGFVHGTSFSHGLIDFLVLSGNSQKIGLMVVTGLVYAAIYYVVFRAVIKAMDLKTPGREDESEEATVAAGSDMAGELVAAFGGKANITGLDACITRLRVAVADTEAVDQDKLKQLGAAGVVVVAGGVQAIFGTKSDNLKTEMDEWIRNHG, from the coding sequence ATGTTTAAGAATCTTTTTGCTAACCTGCAAAAAGTTGGTAAAGCTCTGATGCTACCAGTATCGGTTCTACCAGTTGCAGGTATTTTACTAGGTGTAGGTGCTGCCGACCTTAGCTTCATTCCAGAGATCGTTTCGAACCTAATGGAACAAGCGGGTGGTTCAGTATTCGGTCAAATGGCACTGCTATTTGCAGTGGGTGTTGCACTTGGCTTTACTAACAACGACGGTGTAGCAGGTCTTGCGGCTATCGTTGGTTACGGCATCATGACTGCAACACTAGGCGTTATGGCTGGTGTTATGGGCGTTGAAAAAATCGATACAGGTGTACTAGGTGGTATCCTTGTCGGTGGTGTTGCTGCTTGGGCATTCAACCGCTTCTTCAAAATCCAACTTCCAGAATACCTTGGCTTCTTCGCTGGTAAGCGTGCTGTGCCAATCATCACTGGTTTCACTGCTATTGGTCTTGGTATCGTTCTTTCTATCGTTTGGCCACCAATTGGCGGCGCGATTGCATCTTTCTCTGATTGGGCTGCTCACCAGAACCCACAAGTTGCATTCGGTATCTACGGTATCGTTGAGCGTTCTCTAATTCCATTCGGTCTACACCACGTATGGAACGTACCATTCTTCTTCGAAGCAGGTACTTGTGTTAACGCTGCAGGCGAAACTCAAAACGGCGTACTAACTTGTTACCTAGTTGCTGATGAAGCATCTCGTGCTGCTGGTAATGGCTTCGGTCAGCTAGCGGGTGGTTACATGTTCAAGATGTTCGGTCTACCAGCTGCTGCTATCGCTATCGCTCACTCTGCTAAACCAGAGAACCGCGCGAAAGTAATGGGTATCATGGCTTCTGCTGCACTGACTTCATTCCTAACAGGTATCACTGAGCCAATCGAGTTCTCATTCCTATTCGTTGCTCCTGTACTGTACGGTATCCACGCTCTTCTAGCTGGTTCTGCATACGTTGTTGCTAACACTCTAGGTTTTGTACACGGTACTTCGTTCTCACACGGTCTAATCGACTTCCTAGTTCTGTCTGGTAACTCTCAGAAAATTGGTCTAATGGTTGTGACTGGTCTTGTTTACGCAGCAATCTACTACGTAGTATTCCGCGCTGTTATCAAAGCAATGGATCTTAAGACTCCTGGTCGTGAAGATGAATCTGAAGAAGCAACTGTTGCTGCTGGTTCAGACATGGCAGGTGAGCTTGTTGCAGCATTCGGCGGCAAAGCAAACATCACTGGTCTAGATGCATGTATCACTCGTCTACGTGTAGCAGTTGCTGATACAGAAGCTGTTGACCAAGACAAACTAAAACAGCTAGGCGCAGCAGGCGTAGTAGTTGTAGCAGGTGGTGTTCAGGCTATCTTCGGTACTAAGTCTGACAACCTGAAAACAGAAATGGATGAGTGGATCCGTAACCACGGTTAA
- the pabC gene encoding aminodeoxychorismate lyase, with product MFIVNGVCCESISVTDRSFQYGDGCFTTMLTREGHIAHWSKHVDRMNACLDALFISRPDWAQVESWLAQAVRNDRKAGLKLHISRGEGGRGYSPTHVASPNVTISDFIYPAHYEQWSEQGLKLGVCERRLGHSPLLAGHKHNNRLEQVLLKAELEQHSLADGIALDIDDNVIETTMANLFWLKGATLFTPSLDKAGVSGVMRRVVLEWAQAEGIETHIGEYKLSDLLNADEVFMTNSILGAAPICAIDSHQFDIGKTTKRIQEMIDS from the coding sequence ATGTTCATAGTCAATGGTGTCTGTTGTGAGTCAATCTCGGTGACAGATCGTTCGTTTCAATATGGTGACGGTTGTTTTACCACTATGCTGACGCGAGAGGGGCACATTGCTCATTGGTCGAAGCATGTTGACCGCATGAATGCTTGCTTGGACGCACTATTCATCTCTCGTCCGGATTGGGCACAAGTTGAAAGTTGGCTAGCTCAGGCAGTTCGCAACGACCGAAAAGCGGGGTTAAAACTGCATATCAGCCGAGGTGAGGGAGGAAGGGGATATAGCCCTACTCATGTAGCCTCACCAAATGTTACTATTAGCGACTTTATTTATCCTGCTCACTATGAACAATGGAGTGAGCAAGGCTTAAAACTGGGTGTCTGCGAGCGACGACTTGGTCATAGCCCTTTACTGGCGGGACACAAACATAACAACCGTCTTGAGCAAGTGTTGCTTAAAGCTGAGCTAGAGCAGCATTCGTTGGCTGACGGGATCGCGCTTGATATTGATGACAACGTGATTGAAACCACTATGGCAAACCTATTTTGGCTAAAGGGGGCAACACTGTTTACTCCTAGCTTGGATAAAGCAGGTGTCAGCGGAGTTATGCGACGCGTTGTATTGGAATGGGCGCAGGCAGAGGGGATTGAAACTCACATAGGGGAGTATAAACTCTCTGATTTGCTTAACGCTGATGAAGTGTTTATGACAAACTCTATCTTAGGCGCAGCGCCGATTTGTGCTATTGATTCACACCAGTTTGATATTGGAAAAACAACTAAACGAATTCAGGAGATGATCGACTCGTGA
- the fabD gene encoding ACP S-malonyltransferase, with amino-acid sequence MSKFAIVFPGQGSQAVGMLAELGEQFEVVKQTFAEASEALGYDLWALVQNGPAEDLNQTHRTQPALLASSVAIWRVWQEQGLEQPANLAGHSLGEYSALVCAGVIDFKQAIKLVELRGQLMQEAVPAGTGAMYAIIGLDDDAIAKACEEAAQGEVVSPVNFNSPGQVVIAGSKDAVERAGALCKEAGAKRALPLPVSVPSHCALMKPAADKLAVALEEIEFNAPQFPVINNVDVAAETDPAKIKDALVRQLYSPVRWTESVQLMSEQGVEKLLELGPGKVLSGLTKRIVKTLSGAAVNDTASLEAAK; translated from the coding sequence ATGAGCAAGTTTGCTATCGTATTTCCAGGTCAGGGCTCACAAGCTGTGGGTATGCTTGCTGAACTTGGCGAACAATTTGAAGTCGTTAAACAAACATTTGCAGAAGCATCGGAAGCACTAGGCTACGACCTATGGGCTCTAGTTCAAAATGGTCCTGCAGAAGATCTAAACCAAACACACCGTACTCAACCTGCACTGCTAGCATCTTCTGTTGCGATCTGGCGCGTATGGCAAGAGCAAGGCCTAGAGCAACCAGCTAATCTAGCGGGTCACAGCTTAGGTGAATACTCTGCACTAGTATGTGCTGGCGTGATTGACTTTAAGCAAGCGATCAAACTGGTTGAACTACGTGGTCAACTAATGCAAGAAGCGGTTCCGGCTGGAACAGGCGCAATGTACGCGATCATTGGTCTTGATGATGACGCTATCGCAAAAGCTTGTGAAGAAGCAGCGCAAGGCGAAGTGGTTTCACCAGTAAACTTTAACTCGCCTGGCCAAGTTGTGATTGCGGGTAGTAAAGATGCAGTAGAGCGCGCGGGCGCACTATGTAAAGAAGCGGGTGCTAAGCGCGCGCTTCCACTTCCTGTTTCTGTACCTTCTCACTGTGCACTGATGAAACCTGCAGCAGACAAGCTAGCAGTGGCACTAGAAGAAATCGAATTCAACGCACCTCAGTTCCCTGTTATCAACAACGTTGACGTAGCAGCGGAAACCGATCCTGCGAAAATTAAAGATGCACTTGTTCGTCAGCTATACAGCCCAGTTCGTTGGACTGAGAGCGTGCAACTGATGAGCGAGCAAGGCGTAGAGAAGTTACTAGAGCTTGGCCCTGGTAAGGTTCTATCTGGCCTAACAAAACGAATTGTTAAGACACTAAGTGGCGCTGCAGTGAATGATACTGCATCTCTAGAAGCTGCTAAGTAA
- the acpP gene encoding acyl carrier protein, which translates to MSNIEERVKKIIVEQLGVDEAEVKNEASFVDDLGADSLDTVELVMALEEEFDTEIPDEEAEKITTVQAAIDYVNSAQ; encoded by the coding sequence ATGAGCAACATCGAAGAACGCGTAAAGAAAATCATTGTTGAACAGCTAGGTGTAGACGAAGCTGAAGTTAAGAACGAAGCTTCATTCGTTGACGATCTAGGTGCTGATTCTCTAGACACTGTTGAACTAGTAATGGCTCTAGAAGAAGAATTTGACACTGAGATTCCAGACGAAGAAGCTGAGAAAATCACTACTGTTCAAGCTGCAATCGACTACGTAAACAGCGCTCAGTAA
- a CDS encoding beta-ketoacyl-ACP synthase III has product MYSKILGTGSYLPSQVRSNADLEKMVDTSDEWIVTRTGIKERRIAAENETVADMGYQAAKNAIEMAGIDKDDIDMILVATTSGSHAFPSAACQVQALLGIKHCPAFDMAAACSGFVYALSVADQYIKTGHCKNILVIGADALSKTCDPNDRSTIILFGDAAGAVVVGASEEPGILSTTINSDGRFGELLSLKFPDRHEKVQSESEHSEDINSWLHMAGNEVFKVAVTQLSRLVKETLKENDMDKSELDWLVPHQANLRIISATAKKLSMPMEQVVVTLDRHGNTSAATVPTALDEAVRDGRIKRGQTLLLEAFGGGFTWGSALVKF; this is encoded by the coding sequence ATGTATAGCAAAATTTTAGGTACTGGCAGCTACCTGCCATCTCAGGTGCGTTCAAACGCAGACTTAGAGAAAATGGTAGATACAAGTGATGAGTGGATTGTAACTCGTACTGGTATTAAAGAGCGTCGCATTGCAGCTGAAAACGAAACAGTTGCAGATATGGGCTACCAAGCGGCGAAGAATGCTATCGAGATGGCAGGTATCGATAAAGACGATATCGACATGATTCTTGTAGCGACGACTAGTGGTTCTCACGCTTTCCCATCAGCGGCATGTCAGGTTCAAGCGCTTCTTGGCATTAAGCATTGCCCTGCATTTGATATGGCAGCAGCGTGTTCAGGGTTTGTATATGCCTTGTCGGTTGCCGATCAGTACATCAAAACAGGTCACTGTAAAAATATCCTAGTGATCGGTGCTGACGCTTTGTCTAAAACCTGTGACCCTAACGATCGTTCAACGATTATTCTCTTCGGGGATGCCGCGGGTGCCGTTGTTGTTGGTGCGAGTGAAGAGCCTGGTATCTTATCAACCACAATCAATTCTGATGGCCGTTTTGGTGAGCTATTAAGCCTCAAGTTCCCAGACCGTCATGAGAAAGTACAAAGCGAATCTGAGCATAGCGAAGATATCAATAGCTGGCTGCATATGGCCGGTAACGAAGTATTTAAAGTTGCCGTTACTCAGCTTTCTCGCTTAGTTAAAGAGACTCTTAAAGAAAATGATATGGACAAGTCAGAGTTAGACTGGCTAGTTCCTCATCAAGCAAACCTACGTATTATTTCCGCAACGGCTAAGAAGCTTTCAATGCCGATGGAACAAGTGGTCGTTACATTGGATCGCCATGGCAACACTTCTGCGGCAACCGTACCAACAGCACTGGATGAAGCGGTGCGTGATGGGCGAATTAAGCGTGGTCAAACATTGTTGCTTGAGGCATTTGGTGGTGGCTTTACTTGGGGCTCAGCTCTCGTTAAGTTCTAA